From Elaeis guineensis isolate ETL-2024a chromosome 16, EG11, whole genome shotgun sequence, a single genomic window includes:
- the LOC105059630 gene encoding uncharacterized protein, translating to MIECSRSSFVSSTNMTLEDFFTLTEMKDGLSNVARVEELISMLQKLKDHITSNAGDAARQWSTVAGTLMATGNKECLDHFVQLNGLCFLNKWLQETQRCSNDASDSAIEELIMKLLALLDKLPINSEKSNDSGVRITVEQLLGHNNLKIKERAKILYDKWKNAETTEGSCSNHEKGEKCQIEQPKPSDNAETFEQGISSICLALDISACKNGADEGSCKVESVGNESHHSNVTRCSGILQKPDFISSEKTCIPNQTLPATSSASADANAALGDVNSSGSSLISNSCQENLSATEESSVCPAAGLASSGTCSSLFVKEGDDQRNVSVYRDASASEGVKEMEVTIIESNLAESTQKEICNVPPSSGLSASASQVIDATAPTLSCNLDSNENEAHPSEILEPAPNTVGADCRMPKCLGDPVAHVTKVFQDLSGKSCIIGKLDDSKNSQQREEDVESDSGIKDLGSEVDLKASKGMMIPCDSSEVKETKSTHMTNQKSDLGLEYEEIDALEVARRVAIEVEREVADYREPFSSSPEVNSGETMGAHSPDIEEGRQDESVIGKLNGNKSPPHEKDHSGNASSPKEDGSGITENTSTEPEKPEQDLQSSKLSFSVQEPDGKPDGDRCIFDLNANISAEESDCLTKPIPGVPVNVSAPVAVVAAPKGAPGLPVTPLQFGGELGWKGSAATSAFRPASPRRTPDGEKTHSSPKQKPNFLGIDLNVAESEDDVVIGVKKLPASSGLPSGDSSIEVSSRRAERPILDLNRLGDEDASTNLSSYWKIPPQTGDQSLSSASSSSSRQPSMRDFDLNDNPSFRDGGGLPNFDKPSSEAPGTYGGSKPDEHVVTIMGTKVAVEKMDHANQVQHAFLGAGLNIESGVATRPVLPYGHMPPPAYGYNGLGTGPTMPFPAAYYAHEGIPYMVDSRGVPPAHVLGLAGLNGAPSARLPFVASVTNASVSSNAYGAFRPSLDLNSGMASMEGGSRVVGSFKQFFWQGQNGLVEEQTRTMTQPSSSGTTLKRKEPDSGWEPSHAYG from the coding sequence ATGATTGAATGTTCCAGATCCTCATTTGTTTCTTCAACCAACATGACACTTGAAGATTTTTTTACTCTTACTGAGATGAAGGATGGGCTTTCAAACGTTGCTAGGGTTGAAGAGCTAATTTCTATGCTTCAAAAGTTAAAAGATCATATTACAAGTAATGCTGGCGATGCAGCAAGACAATGGTCAACTGTTGCAGGCACCTTAATGGCCACAGGAAACAAGGAATGTCTTGATCACTTTGTTCAGCTAAATGGGCTTTGTTTTCTAAATAAGTGGCTTCAGGAAACTCAAAGGTGCAGTAATGATGCCAGTGACAGTGCTATTGAAGAATTGATAATGAAACTGTTAGCATTGCTTGATAAGCTTCCAATTAACAGTGAAAAATCAAATGATTCTGGAGTTAGGATTACCGTCGAACAGCTTCTTGGTCACAATAACCTTAAAATCAAGGAAAGGGCAAAAATACTGTATGATAAGTGGAAAAATGCAGAAACTACTGAGGGAAGTTGCAGTAACCATGAGAAAGGTGAAAAATGTCAAATTGAACAACCCAAACCTTCAGATAATGCAGAGACTTTTGAACAGGGGATATCCTCCATATGTCTTGCCCTTGATATTTCTGCATGCAAAAATGGAGCTGATGAAGGGAGCTGTAAAGTAGAGTCAGTGGGGAATGAATCCCATCACTCAAATGTTACCAGATGTTCAGGCATTTTACAGAAACCTGATTTCATTAGCAGTGAGAAAACTTGTATTCCAAATCAAACTCTGCCTGCAACCTCTTCAGCTTCTGCTGATGCGAATGCAGCCTTGGGAGATGTGAATTCATCAGGTTCATCACTTATTTCGAACTCTTGTCAGGAAAACTTATCTGCTACGGAAGAATCTTCTGTTTGCCCTGCAGCAGGATTGGCCTCCTCTGGCACATGCAGTTCACTATTTGTTAAGGAAGGAGATGATCAGCGCAATGTATCTGTGTACAGGGATGCTTCTGCTTCTGAAGGTGTTAAAGAGATGGAGGTGACTATAATAGAAAGTAACCTAGCTGAATCTACTCAGAAAGAGATATGCAATGTTCCACCATCTTCCGGTTTATCTGCTTCTGCATCTCAAGTGATTGATGCAACAGCACCCACTCTATCGTGCAATTTAGATTCTAATGAGAATGAAGCTCATCCATCAGAGATTTTGGAGCCTGCACCAAACACTGTAGGTGCTGACTGCAGGATGCCAAAGTGTTTGGGCGACCCGGTTGCACatgtcacaaaagtttttcaagaTCTATCtggtaaatcatgcataattggaAAGCTAGATGATTCTAAGAATTCTCAACAGAGGGAGGAAGATGTTGAAAGTGACAGTGGCATTAAAGATCTTGGCAGTGAGGTTGATTTGAAGGCAAGCAAAGGTATGATGATTCCCTGTGATTCTTCAGAAGTAAAGGAGACCAAATCAACCCATATGACCAACCAAAAGTCAGATTTGGGTCTTGAATATGAGGAGATTGATGCATTGGAAGTTGCAAGGCGAGTTGCTATAGAAGTGGAAAGGGAGGTTGCTGACTATAGAGAACCTTTTAGCAGCTCTCCTGAGGTCAATTCTGGAGAGACGATGGGTGCCCATAGTCCTGATATTGAAGAAGGAAGGCAGGATGAATCAGTGATTGGCAAACTAAATGGAAATAAATCACCACCTCATGAAAAAGATCATTCTGGTAATGCTTCTTCTCCTAAGGAAGATGGTTCAGGAATTACAGAGAATACTAGCACTGAACCTGAGAAGCCTGAGCAAGATTTGCAATCAAGTAAGTTGAGTTTCTCTGTCCAAGAACCAGATGGTAAGCCTGATGGGGATAGATGCATCTTTGATCTGAATGCAAATATTTCTGCCGAGGAATCTGATTGCTTAACGAAGCCGATCCCTGGGGTGCCAGTCAATGTGTCTGCACCTGTAGCTGTTGTTGCTGCTCCTAAAGGAGCTCCAGGATTGCCAGTTACCCCTCTCCAATTTGGAGGTGAGCTGGGCTGGAAGGGTTCTGCTGCCACTAGTGCTTTTCGACCAGCATCCCCTCGGAGAACTCCAGATGGTGAAAAGACACATTCAAGCCCTAAACAGAAACCAAACTTCCTTGGGATTGATCTTAATGTGGCTGAAAGTGAGGATGATGTAGTTATTGGTGTGAAAAAGTTACCTGCTTCCTCTGGCTTGCCTTCTGGGGATTCTTCTATAGAAGTCAGTTCAAGAAGAGCAGAGAGGCCGATCTTGGATCTTAACCGCCTTGGGGACGAGGATGCATCGACCAATTTATCCTCTTATTGGAAGATCCCTCCCCAGACGGGAGATCAGAGCTTGTCTTCTGCATCCTCATCATCTTCAAGACAGCCCTCCATGAGAGACTTTGACTTGAATGATAACCCATCTTTCCGTGATGGTGGTGGTTTGCCTAACTTCGATAAACCATCTTCTGAGGCTCCTGGCACATATGGAGGATCAAAACCAGATGAACATGTTGTTACGATCATGGGTACAAAAGTGGCTGTTGAAAAGATGGATCATGCCAACCAAGTTCAGCATGCCTTTCTAGGGGCTGGACTGAATATAGAGTCTGGAGTGGCTACTAGACCGGTGCTGCCTTATGGTCACATGCCTCCTCCTGCTTATGGGTATAATGGACTTGGGACAGGACCTACCATGCCTTTTCCAGCAGCATACTATGCACATGAGGGCATTCCTTACATGGTGGATTCTAGGGGAGTTCCTCCAGCACACGTTCTGGGCTTAGCAGGACTGAATGGTGCACCATCAGCAAGGCTGCCTTTTGTCGCAAGTGTAACTAATGCTTCTGTTAGTTCAAATGCGTATGGGGCTTTCCGACCTAGTTTGGATTTGAATTCTGGGATGGCGTCAATGGAGGGTGGGAGCAGGGTAGTTGGGAGCTTCAAGCAGTTCTTTTGGCAAGGGCAAAATGGTTTGGTGGAAGAACAAACAAGGACCATGACACAGCCTTCTAGTTCAGGGACAACATTGAAACGGAAGGAGCCAGACTCTGGGTGGGAGCCATCTCATGCATATGGTTAG